Below is a genomic region from Biomphalaria glabrata chromosome 3, xgBioGlab47.1, whole genome shotgun sequence.
aaaaaaaagctatcttTGAGACCTATAGGAATGCCACCTTCACGGGTTGTTCTTGCAATGCCACTGAGAATGTTGTATAGACAACACACTGACTAGACACTTTCACTTTCCCCCAATAGATGTTAGGCAACTGTTCAATATTAGTCAAGGCTGGACTCTCACAGTGGACTCAATCATTCATGCCACATGACAAATGAGGATTTCAAAAGTTGAAACAAATCTCATGTTACTTTATTTATTGCAAATAGTTCTTCTGTTTATTTACATCAACTATAGCTGGACTACAGAGATTAGCActtaatacatataaaaaaaaatgcacctTTTGGGGTGAGCCAGCAGTGTGATGAAGCTCTTGGCTTCCTTAGCAAGGGGTCTTTAGTGATTGGGATTGCTGGATTATTAGGACAACTTGAGTTCACCCATCTCTAATTTGTACATGGCATTTTGGGGGAAAGTGAAGATGAACAAAtggctgaccacatgacacccccatTCACTGTtagccacagaaatagatggcCTTTTTAACATCCGCCCAAATGACCACTAAAtctcaatgaaaaaaatgtccATTGTAATGAGCACTTCAATAGCTACATCAGTTACTAGAGATGTACAGGTCTGTTCAACACATGGCACTGACATAGATATTGTCTTAAAAAATGAAGCACACAAAATGatgaaatataaaatcaagAGTTCAATAACAAGCTGTtagcaataataaataataaaaaataacaaaatgtaaaagtctactaaaaaaaaaagaacatgataACACAACAAAACCATATCAAACATAAGTATCTGAAATGGCTGCTGTCAgctatttctttaaacaaacaaagcaGATTTTAGAATGTTAGaataattttagtttatttcttGATTGCACAAAGAAATGCAGTATTCTAATATAACACAAAGTGTAAGTTGGATTAGTACTACAAATGATTTGACTATATTGTTCCATCTAGAAACAATATTGTTATTTTCTAATCACTTAATATTACACATTCCAGCATGACATtagttatataaaaaataaatatatacaatgaTAAAGTAATTCAAAAGTTAAATAGTTATAttaaaataagttaaatttaaGAAAGATTCACAAAACATTGAAAATCAAAATAGTATAAGGAGAAAGCCAACATCAAAACAGAACAGGGTAATAGAATAAACATCTTACGACCACAGATAGTACCTGGATCTTTTTCTGCAGTATCAACAGAGGGTCCTTCTTTACTGGCACCCAAAGTTTTATCTTTTCTAGAACCTGAAGTAGTGTCCCCAGGagtatttacatttgtatttttggCAGAACTTGAGCTGGTGTTGTCAGGAgcatttgaactttttttttttggagaactTAAAGTCTTGTCCTTGGGAGCATTTGAATTAGTATTTTTGGCAGAACCTGAAGTGGTGTTATCAGGggcatttgaattttttttttttggagaactTAAAGTGTTGTCCTTGGGAgcatttgaatttttatttttggcagAACCTGAAGTGGTGTTATCAGGGGCATTTGAATTTGTATTTTTGCCAGAACCTGAAGTGGTGTTATCTGGAgcttttgaactttttttttttgaagaacttAAAGTGTCCTTGGGAGCattggaatttttatttttggcagAACTTGACATGGTTTCATCAGggacatttaaattatttttggcaGAACTTGAAGTGATGTCGCCAAGAGCATTTGAATCTTTATTTTTAGTAGAACTTGAAGTTTCTTCTGAATTTGTACCTTCCCTAGGTCTTGTGGTTGTATCTTTAGCATTTTCAGCATCTTTACCAATAGTAGCACCAGAAGTTGTGCCTTTAGTATGACATGATGTTAACTCTGGTACTACATCTGTGGCTGAGTCTTTGAGCTTTTTAATTGGGAAGTACActtgtaaatatttgttgtaGATATCTACATCTTTGGGTAGAAAAAGGCACAGTATGATACGATCAACctgataaaacaaaataacacagtGAAAATGAACATTATTAGCTCTTTTTTAATTACCATATACAATGTAAACTTAAAAACTtagcatattgttataaacctggtggtgacacagatgggggtggtggtatgtgtgtagtcagccgacacaAATCGCCCCacgccagcgctagacgagcggtcaactatGACGAGCCAAGACGATCAACTGCGATGACTGGCGAAGTATGTAGAAACATCTAGAGTGAATAGAGCTTAGAAGCATCACAGGgagatgtagtcatgtgatcaaCCAGAATGGTCGAGTGATGTTCTGTctggttctagaaggccagcagggaccctatataaaagTGAAGGTGTCAGAGTCAAGTGACTTCCCGTTACCTCGCAAATATCACCAGTATGAGGTGATGTCAGAAACAGCACAGTGTGAAGTCTGTCCGGGAGGCAAGGgttttgtacagtcagtgttatgttgttgccaatagtacagtattggctgtgatgtatttgacattaaactgttacattactttggagccctgagttgtcaagttctttaaattTGTTGTGACGTATGGTGcggtttgcagagagcctgaataCTGACATTTGTTACAATATTCTTTAAGTAAGTCctgaaaaatacttttatacaaatttggcAATGCTTTGCCAGCTATCAGGTATTGTCTGAAATCTCAAGAGTAAATATCAGGTAcacaatctatttttaaaaaatgtgtttcctttacaataaaaaattttggCTTAAGTTGTATTCCCTTCATCTCTTTTCTTCTGAAAAGTGTGACATGTAAAATACTAATGCCCATCTAGCTCATGTTATTGAAGAGAaacacaataatttaaaaaggtaattattttttagctCAATGCAGCCCTAACAGGCATGTTTTCCCCATATAATCTTGGGTgtgcgaaggaaagcgctcgcaaggtaggcaaagaaagcgcttcagggacaccctcaaagcttctctgaaggcgttcagcatagaccctggcacctgggagacagaggcacatgacagagcatcatggcgtcgcgctgtgaaaactggcgcacaggttgctgaggaaaaaagaacaatgctggcagaagaaaaacgccagaaaagaaaagcaagacaaacgacactagctccagctggaataacctgcccagtgtgcggccgaacattccgggctcacataggtctcaccagccacatgaggaggcataaaaccccagtgcaaagccctcagccccctggatgacaaagtggtcatcattgaaccacgatggacgaactatatatggGTGTGCCACACACGAGGACATGACACTTAATGTGGACTATTCAATCTAAAATTGCCGACTGCCTCTCTTGTCTCCTTCCTAATGCTAGTAAGTAGTTTTGTTCAAATTTATGTAACTGCATATAAGTCATCTCATGTCTTGCTTTTACCTTTCAGCCTTCCTCGTGAtcttttttataaattctttGTTTAACAAAGACTTGCACAGTAACACTATAGCATAGTATGCCAAAGCACACAAACAACTTTGATTTAGTTGGcaattttgttttagatctgACTTTACTGAACAGAACATTTGAGAGCCAATGCTAGAACTAAGTGTAGATTATGGGATACTTTGGCTTAAAAAGGTTTTAAAGCAATTGACATGTCAAGGTCAAGGCCTAGGAGTCATTTCAATTACAAACATATGCTGATTAGACAAAACTGCAGACTATGAAAATTTCATTACAAACTCTTCCTACTGGCTGTATGTTATCATCTGAAAAAGGCCTGTGTTAtctaaatacaaattttaacaagcaaaatacaagaaatactttttaaaaaacaaagcttatattaagtatagttaaatcaattagtttggatcagtcattgtaatagatctagactaacaagaataaatctgtgcaattagaaatatttttaccaattaattttatttagcgcaatttctagcttttagctttctcaatatgatatgatcctatcacttatctggaccagttgggaaaagggaggggggggggggggggggagaaagaaagggatatctgaaTGGATTTTTTAcataattggtttttaaaagcatttaaaaaaaaaaaaaaagggaaagaccTGAATTCGCAACATGTTATGGCTCTTGCCTCCTCTGGCAGACATGcaaaccactctgctagtaagGTACTTATGActggagaagattgtatagttatatattgtttgtttcaatttagcgCAGTGACCTATAAAGCTTATACCaccagtcaagtactatttcctgttcgagataccaaacaaaataattaattaccaatagttgatattaactgattggttaattttttaaattaattctagtgttgtcaggtaaaagaaataattgggcaaaatttcagcttgatccaagattgggtgttggagaaataatgcgcacaaactttttaccagacagacagagtgagttgatataagctttgtaaaaaagtaaaggtaaGTCTTTCAACTCAAGCAATCTATGGgaaaagatgatgtaaagctcatctgtttccatTATAACGTTTAACAGGACTGTCATGTGGGCAGCGCAATAATCAAGAGCCATTACTTTCAAAAATATGTTGGGTACCCATTAAagtagggtggactcaggagtgtcctaaaaatcctaaAGTTcacaatcccagtcttcactaggattggAACTAGAGATTTccttggttcagaagctaaACACTTTACTTTTCAGCCTCCATTCCTCaaatacaaataacaaaaaaaaaatctgttgctctctaaattaaaataattcttgACAAATACAGGTGTACAATCataaaagacaaactaaaagaaGAGGAGAAACAAGAAAgtccttttaatttttttttaacaaataattttagGACATATTGGTTGTAGTAAGGgggaatggtggctgagtggtaaagcgcttggcttctgaaccagaggTCCCAGTTCGAATcacggtgaagactgggattttttttttcgagattTTAGAGCGCCTCTGActacacccagctctaataggtacctgatattagttggggaaaagtaaaggcagttggtcgctgtgctggccacaagacatccttgttaaccttaggccacagaaacaaatgacctttacataatcttCTCCAGagatcacatggtctgaaaggggaactttacttttttttattacttgtaGTAAGTAAATAGTTTAATACAGTTAAACATTTCTATAGGGCACATGATGAAACAATGGGGAAATATCTGGCAAAACCTATCATCACATGATTAAGTTATTTTGCAAAACATGAGTTATAACTATTAATAGCAACAACACACTTTACCTTTGCCCCATATTCTTCTGTTTCAAGCCATTGCCTAATTGTGTTCAAAGCAACCTTTGCAGCTCTTTCATTGGGATAGCCTGAGAAGGAAAGACACAAAAAGAGTCAAATATCTCTTgcctatatatttttaaaatatttaaaaatgccATAGAAAGCAACAAATGGAGCGCCACAGTAAACACAGTCAAgcataatttaaatataaaagtagtAAGCTACTTCTTTACTTCCAGCAGCAACTATAAAAAagtacatctaaaaaaggattcATCAACTACATATCATACGAGATGATTAGCTTTTTACTGAAATTAGTTTGAATGagtgttattaaattaaacaaacgAAGTCTCAAGTCAGAAGCATCTCGGTCAGGGAAGCGCCTACaagcgatatatatatatatttgttgatTATTTGGTTAAATGAGTGGGGTTGGTTATTTAGTTTTAAGTACTGACAAAATACTTTGCAAAAGATTTAAGTGTCTGAATATTTTAGGCCTTAAGATTAAGTACAATGTATCAAGTAAATGGAAttcaaaataatatagaaaacaATGCTAATAAGCACTCACCAAATATCCCAGTAGATATGCAAGGGAATGCCTAGAATAAAAGATGTCCATAGatgtaaataatttataaataaatattaattaaaaacagtgtttcccaaactgtgttctgtgGAAAACTAGGGTTCCATAAGGTTTGGATAGATGTTCCACAAATTATTGAACTAattagacaagaaaaaaaatattttataaagctCTTCTCGGTagcagaaaataaaaactatatcaACATCACTATTAACTTTGGACTGATCTATATTATATCTCCAATTAGAAACAAAGATCTAACATTCAATGATTTCTGAGTAGCAAAATATTCCAAAACAAGTTATTGTTACTTTACTCAGATGGGCAGAATTTAATCCACAAAAGTGCACCATTTGAGAGTGAGAGTTAGCCAGGGTGAGTCAGAGGCACCCATAACATTAGCCCTTTTCAGAACACCTGAGTGCAAGAGGCTGAACTTAATCCATCAACACCATccctcgacctgtatggtgagaTATACACAGCAAGGTTTAGAACTGCTCAAGCCTTAAccctaatggagtttgatgaagATAATTATCATCATTTTACTTCCATTTCCTACAAAATTATTTGTGCGATGCaggatttttttattattatgttacaacaaagtaaaagtataGAAAAAGGCTTAAACCAATACCAGATATTACAATTCAGCATATTAATAGTATATGTAATATCAAAGAATATGATCATTATGCCGGATTACTTTAATATGTTTATCCAATGTATTTTTATacctgtaaataaataaaatagtaagGCTAAATTTAGAATAAGgtttataattgttattttatttaaacaattagaAAATATTCCAACTTAATCAGTGTTCCACTAAAatctcagaatgtgcgaagtgttccactaaaatctcagaatgtgcgaagtgttccactaaaatctcagaatgtgcgaagtgttccgttaaagaaaaagtttaggAAACACTGAATTAAGATTGAAGCTATAAGCAAGAAAGTTAAGTACAGACTACAATGCACATTTCTTATCAatctaaataaataagaaacttaattgtttttttgtataactaaaaaataatgataaatatcTTACAATAGATTTCAGATTATTTGCTTTCAAAAGATCCAAAGAGTTCTTGTAACATTCTTCTAGCTTTTTTGGTTTCTCTCCCCTGGGTCCAACAGTGTGTATTACATCTTCAAATAAGatacatgcatatatataaatatatgtgtgtttgtagaTAGATTATAAATTATCTCAGTTGCGTCATGTACAATAATCTAGATTGTTTTGTCGACGAGgaaaatatatgatttgtaaTCGTTATATCCTAAAAATACTCCTAATccataaattgaaaaaaaaaaacaaaggggggtggggcaacaacattttaaaacattttaggcAAAGAATTGCTGAGTGTATGAGAAGCTTTCCAATCTAATCCTGTAGGGCTCAAATCCCATGAATgaattgtttgtattttataccCCAGTTGGGAGCTTTGATTCATCAGTTTTAATCAGGTGAATGGCAATACCTGAGATAAAGCACTTGCCatattctatatatttcagAAATGGTGAACTCTAGAGACTTCACAAAGATTAGATTCATTAGATAATTTAATGCCATTTGTCTACGAACTAACTACAGATTCCTTCATAAATGAAGTTATGGAACACAAATGAATAACTCTATGTTTAAGTTCAATAAAATGTGTTCAATGCAATGACAAGCTTTACAGTATGCTGTATGCAACTAAATAGGTCTGGGGTGTGGAGGCTGAATGATAAAGAGCTTGGATACCGAAACGAGGGGTCTAGGGTTCAAAtgtcagtgaagactgggattttgaatattGGGATTTCCAGGATTCCATGAGTCAACCCAACTTTAactgggaaaagtaaaagtggttgattgtactggccacatgacaccctcattaaaccTTGGCCATAGAAAACGATTACCTTTATATTACCTGCCCAATTGGTCACAAGATCTGAAATTagtaagtttaatttttgtgTATGTCCCCTTTTCATACACAATGATTAAATCTAATTCATCATTTAGGTAAATTAATAAACTTGATTGATCCATCCCTTACATCCATTGGTTTATTATTGCAAGAATATCTCTTTATTTTTACTGATTGCACTTACATTTGGATGGAAGTTTGTACCCCCCAGTTATTTTGGCTTCTCCAGTCTGACAGCCATTGAGTGTTGCACATTCTTGGACCAAATATGGGCCAGCAGCACTGTGAATAGCTCCATCAACTGTCAGAAATATGTTTATATAGTCAAGTCAAGAATGACtgtgaatgtttaaaaaaaataaaaaattaaccaaattatttttttcaaaatgaggTAAATTAAAGAGTTAGCTACAACATAtataagcaaaataattaaccatATTTGATAGTAAACAAAACAGTCAACAGTCAAGTGAAGGTTGACAAATATGCTTTGACTAATGAATATCTATcacccctccaaaaaaaatcagttttttttttttttttacagacaaaTAGCTTAGTCTTGAGTATTTATGTTATCTACagcaacaaatttttttttttttatgacactaaagagatttaaataatgtattaaactaagtaaaaagttatataaaaactgtaaataaattaaacttgTCCTGTCAAAGATGTTCCCTGAAATGTTATAAAGTGAAGCTTAActaaaacaatataataaaagGAGACTTATTAGGAAAAGGGCCATGGCAATATAATGTCGATACTGTCTACAAAAAGACTGCAAAAGGTGCTTAATATAATGAaaccaatttattaaaaatcctAATAGTATCAAGGTGTAAAAATATTACAGTAGAGCTACTGTTAACAATAAATACtttaaacatataaataaacctttttaagaattaaaaaaagtgTTGATCTTTAAGCAGCATACTTTGTGATGTGGATTACAAAATCTATGCCCTGCAATTATGTTTTAGCAACTAACCTCCTCCACCACCGAGCAAGGATTCATTAGCAGCATTGACAATGGCATCTATTTCCAGACTTGTGATATCAACACGGAGAGATGAAATTTTTTCATTCAGATCAGGTCTTACTTCAAAGTTGCTGGTCTCTTCAACTGGGCAGTGTTTCTCtggacaaaaaaatgtttactattagaTTACTTAtgtatgtattaaaaaaatctaaaaatgtacagaataaaatataattaaacacaATATGTAGATTTTATTAAAACTTATGACTCAAGCAATGTGACAGATTGAGTTGTGAACATGTCTATCTAATATATCAATCTGAAAATCTTGTTCTGTTCCActttaagaaaaatgaaagggagagcaattaaaaaaaaaaaaattagggctTTAAaaggaaactccgatggtttttcaaatttaagttattgacaaatttaaattctgcgtaaaaagttgtaatcgtaaacattttaccattttgtatttaaattcttagaaacatttatatttaataaattagacagtaaattcttgacatctaaaaaaaaaacggagttctttgagattttggtTTTAGGTTAGGCGTATGTCACTCCCCTCAataatactgaaagagaaactacatttaaccaatcgtatcgcttcattcttacagtagctgttaggcttagtaacagcctagtccagagctatggtacagttatatatagagagagatctaaaagcattaggataaccaactcgataAAAAAGTAACAATTTCATCTAATTCCCTCCCTGTCataaatagtaaatagattgtgtgtctgactgattctaacaaagtggtcagtgtaaggctagtccagactacgtgtagtcggtcatgactaGACAACCAAGCaatagtgtttgtgtgtgttgagtggtcaggcgagaaaatacacactgccgtggttagtcaagcatgtaaatctactttcaacacacatttttttctttgcttacaagatctagatctaactgcatagacaaagatatatttcttttatgagaatgtaaactttactgtatggtctcccgttatacaataagtcaacagattaaattaataggttagtgtgacgtcacatagaaacctggTAAAAAACTGatcgttttggatgcgcagaaaaaatgtcagaaaaaaCTACAATTACTAAGttgttattgcaaattttaaaaaaagaataatatatattcattatctgtaaatcaaaacacatattatatcaaaaattgtcaaaaccattggagtttccctttaatatttataaattaacttgAAGCTGCATGTTTGCAGTCTTCTTGCTTATTTAGGTATGTATCTAAATCACTCACAAACGCCACAAAGGTAATAGTGTGACAATTAAATTGATATGGGGTCAATAAAATCAATGACCGTATTAGTGTACTTTTCTAT
It encodes:
- the LOC106050144 gene encoding ADP-ribose glycohydrolase MACROD2-like isoform X3: MADHKDIKDEKVSQVSDLILSDTENESKNYNKEKSLEIDPDLAQNISNISHDEDRGISENGDGNYYKGASSSPPFQGIEEKPSVTSTCEEKNEKPPLPPSITDTSNKSRSILSEYRHETKNFSNDDIDSSENNRSGKKEKYQVEKEKYLTLNPEEKRKQYKCKKYMTLEEIQTWPSYFQENLYFFEKHCPVEETSNFEVRPDLNEKISSLRVDITSLEIDAIVNAANESLLGGGGVDGAIHSAAGPYLVQECATLNGCQTGEAKITGGYKLPSKYVIHTVGPRGEKPKKLEECYKNSLDLLKANNLKSIAFPCISTGIFGYPNERAAKVALNTIRQWLETEEYGAKVDRIILCLFLPKDVDIYNKYLQVYFPIKKLKDSATDVVPELTSCHTKGTTSGATIGKDAENAKDTTTRPREGTNSEETSSSTKNKDSNALGDITSSSAKNNLNVPDETMSSSAKNKNSNAPKDTLSSSKKKSSKAPDNTTSGSGKNTNSNAPDNTTSGSAKNKNSNAPKDNTLSSPKKKNSNAPDNTTSGSAKNTNSNAPKDKTLSSPKKKSSNAPDNTSSSSAKNTNVNTPGDTTSGSRKDKTLGASKEGPSVDTAEKDPGTICGRKMFILLPCSVLMLAFSLYYFDFQCFVNLS
- the LOC106050144 gene encoding ADP-ribose glycohydrolase MACROD2-like isoform X1; amino-acid sequence: MHNFSLCFNAAKFITLRVLVKQNQVSFLNKSNFNSFSSLFFRRMADHKDIKDEKVSQVSDLILSDTENESKNYNKEKSLEIDPDLAQNISNISHDEDRGISENGDGNYYKGASSSPPFQGIEEKPSVTSTCEEKNEKPPLPPSITDTSNKSRSILSEYRHETKNFSNDDIDSSENNRSGKKEKYQVEKEKYLTLNPEEKRKQYKCKKYMTLEEIQTWPSYFQENLYFFEKHCPVEETSNFEVRPDLNEKISSLRVDITSLEIDAIVNAANESLLGGGGVDGAIHSAAGPYLVQECATLNGCQTGEAKITGGYKLPSKYVIHTVGPRGEKPKKLEECYKNSLDLLKANNLKSIAFPCISTGIFGYPNERAAKVALNTIRQWLETEEYGAKVDRIILCLFLPKDVDIYNKYLQVYFPIKKLKDSATDVVPELTSCHTKGTTSGATIGKDAENAKDTTTRPREGTNSEETSSSTKNKDSNALGDITSSSAKNNLNVPDETMSSSAKNKNSNAPKDTLSSSKKKSSKAPDNTTSGSGKNTNSNAPDNTTSGSAKNKNSNAPKDNTLSSPKKKNSNAPDNTTSGSAKNTNSNAPKDKTLSSPKKKSSNAPDNTSSSSAKNTNVNTPGDTTSGSRKDKTLGASKEGPSVDTAEKDPGTICGRKMFILLPCSVLMLAFSLYYFDFQCFVNLS
- the LOC106050144 gene encoding ADP-ribose glycohydrolase MACROD2-like isoform X2, which gives rise to MHNFSLCFNAAKFITLRVLVKQNQVSFLNKSNFNSFSSLFFRRMADHKDIKDEKVSQVSDLILSDTENESKNYNKEKSLEIDPDLAQNISNISHDEDRGISENGDGNYYKGASSSPPFQGIEEKPSVTSTCEEKNEKPPLPPSITDTSNKSRSILSEYRHETKNFSNDDIDSSENNRSGKKEKYQVEKEKYLTLNPEEKRKQYKCKKYMTLEEIQTWPSYFQENLYFFEKHCPVEETSNFEVRPDLNEKISSLRVDITSLEIDAIVNAANESLLGGGGVDGAIHSAAGPYLVQECATLNGCQTGEAKITGGYKLPSKYVIHTVGPRGEKPKKLEECYKNSLDLLKANNLKSIAFPCISTGIFGYPNERAAKVALNTIRQWLETEEYGAKVDRIILCLFLPKDVDIYNKYLQVYFPIKKLKDSATDVVPELTSCHTKGTTSGATIGKDAENAKDTTTRPREGTNSEETSSSTKNKDSNALGDITSSSAKNNLNVPDETMSSSAKNKNSNAPKDTLSSSKKKSSKAPDNTTSGSGKNTNSNAPDNTTSGSAKNKNSNAPKDNTLSSPKKKNSNAPDNTTSGSAKNTNSNAPKDKTLSSPKKKSSNAPDNTSSSSAKNTNVNTPGDTTSGSRKDKTLGASKEGPSVDTAEKDPEPKENSEETEKQNAENKKLS